A window from Primulina huaijiensis isolate GDHJ02 chromosome 11, ASM1229523v2, whole genome shotgun sequence encodes these proteins:
- the LOC140988738 gene encoding protein BIG GRAIN 1-like B, with translation MYNNNNSREDNYKPRRHSKNKPSFSSTLLDQIYRSIDANAEDFNPKKEAQNGFSRFVKTTCSTDDEDHEKFTAKRRPTLFPEDNDFLFFSSTTSTSSDSSGALSSSDTEFFGRVSCLSSQTRPKPIRTGLLENQANKCEDDAIKFKSRASKIYANFKKVKQPISPGGRLTSFLNSLFHSTNGKKGKNLVPADCSSVTSFSRSCLSKCPLDNPRNGNGRTVRFNPLSVVVDEDSRARGHKCVYHEISDKCRRPPLPLPESKSSVRDIKHRDQGKARDALSLRGFNSQRKDQSSVFTKTRREEEGIDCDEDEDGSLSDSSSDLFELDHLNVFGNDRFCEELPVYETTRFDSTKRASVPRLIR, from the coding sequence atgtataataataataatagtcgGGAAGATAACTACAAGCCAAGGAGACATTCCAAGAACAAGCCATCTTTCTCCTCCACCCTTCTCGACCAAATCTACCGCTCCATCGACGCCAATGCCGAAGATTTTAATCCCAAGAAAGAAGCGCAAAATGGTTTCAGCAGGTTTGTTAAGACGACCTGCAGCACAGATGATGAAGATCATGAGAAATTCACAGCTAAGAGAAGGCCCACATTGTTCCCAGAAGACAACGATTTCTTGTTCTTTTCTTCAACTACTTCGACTTCTTCCGACAGTTCTGGTGCACTTTCATCATCCGACACAGAATTCTTCGGTAGAGTTTCATGTTTATCCAGCCAAACAAGGCCTAAACCAATTCGAACTGGCTTGCTCGAGAACCAGGCTAACAAATGCGAAGATGACGCCATCAAGTTCAAATCAAGGGCCTCGAAAATATATGCTAATTTCAAGAAAGTGAAGCAGCCTATTTCCCCGGGAGGGCGGCTCACCAGCTTTCTCAACTCTCTTTTCCACAGCACAAATGGGAAGAAGGGTAAAAATCTTGTTCCTGCAGATTGTTCATCGGTTACTTCTTTTTCAAGATCGTGTTTAAGCAAATGCCCGCTTGACAATCCAAGAAATGGGAACGGAAGAACGGTGAGATTTAATCCGCTGAGTGTGGTTGTTGATGAAGACTCACGAGCCCGTGGGCATAAATGTGTATATCATGAAATTTCTGATAAATGTAGAAGGCCTCCATTGCCACTACCAGAGTCAAAATCGAGCGTAAGGGATATCAAACATAGAGATCAGGGAAAAGCACGTGATGCTTTGAGTTTGAGGGGATTTAACAGTCAAAGAAAGGATCAATCTTCCGTATTTACAAAAACCCGCCGAGAAGAAGAAGGGATCGATTGCGATGAAGATGAGGACGGATCCCTCAGCGACTCGAGTTCGGACTTATTCGAGCTCGATCATTTGAACGTGTTTGGAAACGACAGATTTTGTGAAGAGCTCCCCGTCTATGAGACTACTCGTTTCGACTCCACAAAACGTGCTAGTGTTCCTCGTTTGATTCGATAA
- the LOC140987186 gene encoding protein SAWADEE HOMEODOMAIN HOMOLOG 1-like, protein MCTSPKRVSCYVFLGISPGATKSMDLRPRKKLPFPGFTKAEVARMEQFLYESKEQSLDDGCYKKLARVFNRSSGRAGKPPLKWTEVQSWFQKHQQKSSSQETSSVAAKRSSADPEARTSHKAPDNPNMPEGEKDPELSRLEFEARSSKDGAWYDVNTFLAHRFLGSGDIEVRVRYVGFGAEEDEWVNTRTAVRLRSIPLEHSECHKVKVGDLVVCFQERQDQARYYDAHIVDIQRRLHDIRGCRCVFLIKYDNDNSEEKVRLRRLCYRPNTIAQQN, encoded by the exons ATGTGTACGTCCCCCAAGCGGGTCAGTTGCTATGTTTTTTTAGGCATTTCTCCAGGAGCTACAAAATCCATGGATCTTCGTCCGAGGAAGAAACTACCCTTTCCCGGGTTCACAAAAGCTGAG GTTGCTAGAATGGAGCAATTTCTTTATGAATCTAAAGAACAGTCTCTGGACGATGGGTGCTATAAAAAATTGGCTAGGGTCTTCAA CCGATCTAGCGGTCGTGCTGGGAAACCTCCTTTGAAGTGGACCGAG GTTCAAAGTTGGTTTCAGAAGCATCAACAAAAAAGCAGCTCTCAAGAGACATCATCGGTCGCAGCCAAAAGGTCTTCTGCTGATCCAGAAGCTCGTACTTCTCATAAAGCACCTGATAATCCAAATATGCCTGAAG GTGAGAAAGATCCAGAACTATCTAGGTTGGAATTTGAAGCGAGGTCATCAAAAGATGGAGCATG GTACGATGTTAATACATTTCTCGCCCATCGATTTCTCGGTTCTGGGGATATT GAAGTTCGTGTGAGATATGTTGGGTTTGGAGCCGAGGAGGACGAATGGGTAAACACTAGAACTGCTGTGCGCCTACGTTCTATTCCATTGGAGCACTCGGAATGCCACAAAGTTAAGGTTGGAGATCTTGTGGTATGCTTCCAG GAGAGACAAGACCAGGCTAGATACTATGACGCCCACATCGTCGATATTCAAAGGCGACTGCATGATATCAGGGGTTGCAGATGTGTTTTCTTGATCAAATATGATAATGATAATAGCGAG GAGAAAGTGCGTTTGAGGAGATTATGCTACCGGCCAAACACAATAGCTCAACAGAATTAG